Sequence from the Schistocerca americana isolate TAMUIC-IGC-003095 chromosome 11, iqSchAmer2.1, whole genome shotgun sequence genome:
CGCTGGTGGCGGGGGAGACGCGGCTGGCGGCGCACCGGGCCGTCCTGGCTGCCCGGAGCCCCGTGTTCCAGGCCATGTTCCAGCACGACACGCTGGAGGCCAGCAGCGGTCAGGTCAGCATCGCAGACGTGGAGGGCCCGGTGCTGAGGGAACTGCTGGGCTACCTGTACACCCTGCAGGCCCCCCAGCTGCCCGGCATGGCCCCCCAGCTCCTCGCCGCTGCTGACAAATACGGAGTGTCGGCCTTGAAGTCTATCTGCGAGCAACAGGTGGCCGCTCAGCTGACAGTTGAGAACGCGGCAGCCGCGGCTGTGCTGGCAGTGAGACACTCCTGCCCAGACCTTACTGCGGCTGCCGTCGCCTTCATAAAGGCCCGCAACATCCAGGTGATGGCCACAGAGGGATGGGCTGACGCGATGCGGAACTGTGTGGAAGACGTGATCGTAGTGACCAAGCTGCTCGCTGATGCACCACCGGGACCCAGGTTAGCACGAGACGAGTTACTCGTCTGAGTTTCCCGGTTCTACGTGGTGCGTATTTTCAAGGCTACAGTATTTGCTGCTGACTGCCCGTGGGTAAATCTCTGCTGTAAAACACACTGTCACTGATTAAAATCAGCTGATAGGTGGCGATGCTATCACTGACTTTTCATAAAAGGTTCATCCAATTCTCATATTGAACTGTGTTTATTAGCTGATACATTAGATAAAAAATCGGGTAAGAACCAAGTATTACGTAACATCGAAAACCGTTTTGACCTTTAAATGTTCCATCCTTATTCAGTCATTACTtgtattttattgttactttagtTTTGGCCTCAAGCTTCTGCACAAATGATATGAAGACACGCTGGGAAAAATGGGCTATGTAAAAACTTGGAGATACActgtgtgatctaaagtatccggacacccgcaaaaacatacctcttttatattaggtacattgtgctgccacctactgccaggtactccataccagcgacctcagtagtcgttagacatcgtgagagagcggaactaCCATCCATGCTAAGTTTGAAATCTGCTCTCCtccaggtattttttttttttctgtggctcTTATAGTCCCGTTCCTGGCTCATCAACTACATACGGTTTGAATAGCCTCTGACGAGCATGGTACTACATTTAAAGGTGTGAGAAAGTCTGATGAATGACCTCGTAATTTCTGTGCGATTATTTATTAGTGATGTAGTAAAGCTGTCAGTCCACCAATTTGGCTGGCTCTTTAATTACACTTAGCTTGTGCATCATTTTGAACAGTTTGTTGGCAAGTTATGCGTAAGCAGAATGCAGGAGAAAGAGTTTACAAACAAACTGGTTCACTGTTAAGTCATTCGTGTTCACTGACAACCTGCTATTGTTTTCAGTATGTATCCAGTTTTCGTTTTGAGGCACTCCCTCAGCTGTGCCGTCTGTAGTAACCAACCTGAAGGTCCCCGTGCGAGTACGTTCACCCACACATTGCCCCTCTCTGCACAGTGCGCCGGCCACCcccggcacccgccgccagccccACAGGGACCACGGCCGGACTCCTGCCGCAGCTGCTCCACCCACAGCTGCCCGCCACACCCCTCCACCTGATGAGGCCGCAGTCTCTCGCTTGCGGTGAGTTACGTCACTACACATCAACAACTTTCACACTCGTAATACCATCTATCAGGACGTTTACCAACTGTTGTATTGAAAATATCGTTTGAATTTCTTGATAAAACGGAGAGAACAGTTGTCAGGAAAAATTATTTCGTCTCTACAATTTCTTATTCCGATATGGGGATTCAGTCAGTGTCGATAAGGCATATCCACATCCTTCTTTCGATTAAGTTCACATCAGAACCACTCACTTGcagttacactaccggccattaaaattgccacactacGAAGATGATGTCctacaggtgcgaaatttaaccgacaggaagaagatgctgtgatatgcaaatgattagcttttcagagcattcatacaaggttggcgccggtgacgacacctacaatgtgctgacatgaggaaactttccaaccgatatctcatacacgaacagcagttgaccgacgttgcctggtgaaacgttcttgtcatgcctcgtgtaaggaggagaaatgcgtaccatcacgtttccgactttgataaaggtcggattgtagcccatcgcgattgcgatttatcgtatcgcgacattgctgctcgcgttggtcgagatccgatgactgttagcagaatatggaatcggtgggttcaggagggtaatacggaacgccgtgctggatcccaatggcctcgcatcactatcagtcgagatgacaggcatcttatccacatggctgtaacggatcgtgcagccacgtctcgatccctgagtcaaaaaatGGGgaagtttacaagacaacaaccatctgcacaaacaggtcgacgacgttttcagcagcatggactatcagctcggagaccgtgtttgcggttacccttgacactgcgatggtgtactcgatgacgaacctgggcgcacgaatggcaaaacgtcattttttggatgaatccaggttccgtttacagcatcatgatggtcgcttctgtGTTTGGGGACATCACAGTGAATGTACATTGGACGTGAGTATTCATCATCACCgttctggcgtatcacctggcatgatggtatggggtaccattgattacacgtcttggtcacctcttgttcgcattgacggcactttgaacagtggacatccgAAATTTAAAAAAccgacctgttaccaactgttcgtctacaattgtgagccatctatcacaaagagaaaaaagtgatccaactaaaacattcatatttctttacgtactgcacgaatatgtagtaaaaaatgagggttcctattcaagaaaacgcagttgatatccgtttgacctatggcagcgccatctagcgggcgaaccataacgccatctggttttccccttcaagctacacgagttctgttctttgtagttttttcgtttgatgcttatttcttgagatatttggcccggtaacgatcaatgaaccaccctgtatatcagtgcaGTGTTTTGGACTGAATCGTGGTTGTTGATGAAGTTCTTACGTGTGCAGTTTTTAAGAAAAACTAGAGAAAACGATAAGAGAAAGTgaattttaatactttgaaacattcAGTTACAGGAATTGAGAATGTCTCGATATTCATCCATGTGTTTATTTGTCGCCTAATCCATAAGTCGCCATTATGTACACTGCCATGAATGGGAGAACTGCTGGTCACCAAACTGGTTTGTACGCCTTCTCCTGCCATAATTCCTCAGTGTGAAGGGTGAAGCTGTCCTTAGTCCACACTTCTTGCACACCCCCAAAGTTTGGCGTCACTGGCAGTCATAGTTAACACACATATGCGTACAAGAATGGCCTCCTCCTGTAGATGACGTATGTGGCTGTTCAGCTACAGATTTAAAGCACAGAGTTCCCCTCCTCTCAATAGCAGGTTACACAGAGCCACAGAAGCACCTATGCGAATGTCCCAGCATGCTGAATGTAGGCTTCACATAACTCAATCATTGAGACCGTGTGTAGCACTAGAGGAGGGGGTTCTTGCATTCGAATCAATTGTGGAATTTGCTCAACAGTATGGGTAATGATGTATTAACGCATACGGTGCTGTAGGTATCCAATAAACAATTAGATCTGATGCCAAGTCTCATAACTTCCAGTCTTAATATTTACCATTTAAATGATTaagaaaacaatctgacaatgctgaaGACTTCTCCCCTGCTGGTATCTATATGAAATATAATTTCTCAGTCTATTACTGTCATTCAGATTGTGAATATGCATAGATTATGAACGTTATATATAGAGTAAAATTTTATTCTGAATAgtacaacaattttaactgcagaaACATGGAGATATATATTgcattgtttttttaaatattgcagTGCTAGAAGAGTTTCATCTAATTCTGTTATTTTGACTATGAGCTCAGACTGTCTCTCATGTAGGATTAATCATTAAGTGGTGTCTCGGTCATTTTGGTTTGAATTAATGAATTATATGCAATTCCAAGTATTGAGACTTTATTTTAGCAGTATAGCAGTACCCCCAAAACACCACGCCAAAGTTCATGTTTTGAAATTGCATGACAGTAGGCATGGCCTACAGAGAAGATGTTCAGACAGGACATTGACACAACTACAGAAGAGATAAAATAAGCAATGATTGTATAGGGAAGAATGAAGTGCAGTGTGGTAGAACTTACCTTCACAGTTCATTCACTGTAGCCCTCGATGTGCAACTTCCTGCAAACTGCTACTTCACAGTCAGTGTGTCTGTTTTATTAATGCATCATACATAGCAAGAGCTTGTCGTTTTAAGGTGGAAACCATTACATGCTGATGAGACAACCAGATGGTAACTAAAGTGCTGGTTGAAGATAATGCAAAGTATAAATGGCAGCATGTAGACTACATGTGTTTTGGTGTCACTAATCCAAAGTTTGCAACTGATTACCATTACAACAGCAATGGTGGCAAAAACAAACATCGATGTCTGTATGTGAGTCACTTGGGTTGCTCCATACCTGGCCAACTCTTAAGTCATGGATTTGGCTTACACTTGTATGACCACTTGTATGACTTGGTTGATTTAAAACAAAGTATTACCACTGTTAGTACTTCATGTGAAACGCAGGTCTTTGTGAACCAATGCACACTCCGTAGGCAGATGATGGCGGTCTAGCTCCATCAGCATCACTCTTAGGAAAGCACTAAGAGGATCAGAAACAATTCCAGTTTGTTGGCTGCTCGTATAATCATTAAAAATTAACGTTGAATGATCTGTGACGAAATGTGACAGCAATGTTGGTTATGAGATGAAATTTAAGTTTTTTTCGATGGAATGTTGGATGAAGACTTTGATGAGAGGAGTCTGCTATACTGACTTTCAGAGTGTTCTATGAAATAGAAGGAAAAAACCTAGATTTCTAATTTTTTCACTATATTCAAAACTACACAGTGTCACTTCTAATACAGTTTTCTCCATTTCGTATGTGTGATTACAGTAAAGTGGAAGAATCTCGATGTTTTGTGCAGGACACTTTCTCGAAAGGAGAGAGGTAGCAGGCTGATCCAGGCAGCTAAGCAGGGAGCAGTGGGGGAGATGCAGGCACTGCTCGCAGCAGGGGCAGACGTGGGGGCTAGGGGCTCGGAGGGGACGACTGCTCTGCACTGGGCAGCAGTGGAGGGACGCGTCGAGGCGGTGAGATGTCTGCTGGAGGGTGGAGCAGAAGTGGACGCCAGGAGCAACTCGCAGAACACGCCTCTGCACACAGCCACAAGGTATGGCCACGCAGCTGTGGTTAGGCTGTTGGTGGCGGCCTCCGCAGACCTTAACGCCAGGAATGAGGATGGGCAGACGCCGCTACACAGGGCCGCTGCCTATGGGCACCCAGAGGTTGTGGCTGTGCTGCTGGAGGCAGGAGCTGACTAAGGAGCGAGGGATGACAGTGGGGCCACCCCACGTCATATCGCCAGGCAGAAAAACAATCAGCAGTTGGTAGAGATGCTGACGCGAAACGTCCTGTAGTATGAACATCTGGAATAAAACAATTACAGCTTCACTAAACGACTTTTCGTTATTTTTATAATAAAGAATACAAAAAAGTAATCCTACCTACATTCATTTATACCCATCATTACATACATAATAGATGTAATTGCACCAGTTACACCACAACGAGAGTGTCACTGAACAATATAAGTAATGTTTCTCTTAAGGAAAGAGTCTGCGCTTAATTTCTCTAGATAATTTTGCAAAAAATTAATCAACTACCGAAAAACATTCCATTTAATACCAATAAACACCAGTTGTCTGTCTTGACCTTAAACATTTCCCTGCACATAAAATGTCCAGGTAACTTTTTTGAATGCAGCTGGGTGAGATGCTGAATAGCCTCTGATGATTCGGTAAGTGAACACCCAATTTTCAACGCAAAAACGCAAAATATCAATGGCTGTTAAACCTTTTTGGATCCCTGTATGTTATTCTAACCAGTCCTTTACATTATATGATTATTGAAATGTGTTTGGTACGAGCACGTACAGTGCTATGTTAATCTAGTGTAAACTGAACCAAATCCAGATTACTCCCATATGAGCTATGTCTTTAGAATGCATCTCAGACAGAATTTACCATGCTTATGGTTCAATAGTTTGTTAGTTTACAATGTGACATTGGTAACAGTAATCACTCCACATCATAGGCCTATAATCTGGAGTCGTATTATCAGTTTACATTTAATTACAGAGAATCGAAGAGCCATCTCAGATAATCCCATTCTCACACATTTGAATGCTTCAGTTCGATACTAACTTCTCTGAGGTAAAATCTATCTTCATTGCCACATTACAGGGCCCTCCAGCAAACTTACCAGCTTTTCACATTTCTCAAAGTTTTCAGTGTATGTCGTACTATGCATCGGGAACGTAACACTTTACATAATCACTCTGTAGATACAATGAATgtacaatttgcgaaaataaataCAATAGTAAGCAGTTCAATGGTCATCAACGGGAATGAATGTACAATTTGCTGAAATAAATACAATAGTAAGCAGTGCAATGGTCAACAAGCGGAATTAATGAACAATTTGCTAAAATAAATACAATAGTAAGCAGTTCAATGGTCAACAAGGGGACTGTCGCTAACAGGAAAGTAGTAAATAcagactatgaaacttcctggcagattaaaactgtgtgctcgaccgagactcgaactcgggacctttgcctttcgtgggcaagtgctctaccactgagctaccgaagcacgactcagggccggtactcacagccttaattctgccagtacctcgtctcctaccttccaaacttcgcaggagagcttctgtaaagtttggaaggtaggagacgaggtactggcagaattaaggctgtgagtaccggccctgagtcgtgcttcggtagctcagtggtagagcacttgcccacgaaaggcaaaggtcccgagttcgagtctcggtcgggcacacagttttaatctgccaggaagtttcatatcagcgcacactccgctgcagagtgaaaatctcattctggaaacatcccccaggctgtggctaagccatgtctccgcaatatcctttctttcaggagtgctagttctgcaaggttcgcaggagagcttctgtaaagtttggaaggtaggagatggggtactggcagaattaaggctgtgagtaccggccgtgagtcgtgcttcggtagctcagtggtagagcacttgcccgcgaaaggcaaaggtccggagttcgagtctcggtcgggcacacagttttaatctgccaggaagtttcatatcagtgcacactccgctgcagagtgaaaatctcattctgggaactacaGACTATCTTATGAGCCATAATGTAACAGCAGTTTACATAATCCTACTCAAAACTTAATAAATTTAGTTGCAGAATCTTGGTATAGTCAAACAGACTGCAACACAGTATgtaccaaacattaattttatttaccgtaaaacagttgaaaatgtgacCAGAAGCAAATATAATGTCAGATATGAAAACTAGcagatgaaaaaataaaacttacaTCCTCATAACGTTGTCATATATACTTACAGTCATCAAAAGAAAACTTTCTTGAGAATCGAAGTTGCAGTTGAGACAGGAGGTATGTCGTTAACTGTGACCACCATAAGGAGACAGCACGTATTTCACAGCACTGCACTCGAGATGTGACGCACATTGGTCACAATCGTCAAGTCAGGCAGTAATAAAATTCATAATAGTAcaagaaataaatttctttactttgtcccacagatcaaataactaattttaactGACAGTATTAATTTTTCAGGTGGAAAAGTGTTACTTTAATTAACTAAAGTGTAGGtatcagaagagagagcagataagtgcgTGGAGTACACTGAGGGCCTCTATTAGGGGAAGGACTTTTCTGATGACGTCATAGAAAAAGAAAGGGAAGAGATAGGAGAGCCACtatgagaatcagaatttaaaatacttttggaagacttaaaatgaaATAAAGCAGAATGGGTCGATTACATTCCCTTGGACTTTCCGAATTCATTAGaagtagtggcaacaaaacgattattataGTACAATGTATGAGATGGGCGGTATATCATCAAACGTCTGGAAAAAAATTCAttcatgtccagccatcctgattcggcttttccatgatttccctaaatcgctccaggcatatgcgAGGATAGTGCCTATGAAagagcatggctgatttccttccccatccttgaaacaatccgagcttatgctccatctctaatgacctctatgtcgatCGGGCGTTAACCCTAATCTCCCTTCCCTTTCTCTTTCTGAACATTCACAACTAGGGTGAAATTCGGTGACCTTTATGGCCAAGTTagcgtttggcaaacacgaagccaagctgtagaaactctcatcATGTTCAGGTGGGCAttgtcttgctaaaatgtaagcccaggatgtcttatcataaagggcaacaaaacaggttgTATAATAtcggctataggacaaatgtatgaacgtagaggcgtatatcactagaggtaagatagatactgcctaaaggaaaattaaagagacctttggagaaaagagaaccccttgcatgaatatcaagacctcagatggaaacacagttctaagcaaagaagggaaatcagaaaggtgtaaggagtatatagaggttctatagaag
This genomic interval carries:
- the LOC124554158 gene encoding poly [ADP-ribose] polymerase tankyrase-1-like isoform X1, giving the protein MAAVKEVQQTICVGLGALLDAGEAAVVTLVAGETRLAAHRAVLAARSPVFQAMFQHDTLEASSGQVSIADVEGPVLRELLGYLYTLQAPQLPGMAPQLLAAADKYGVSALKSICEQQVAAQLTVENAAAAAVLAVRHSCPDLTAAAVAFIKARNIQVMATEGWADAMRNCVEDVIVVTKLLADAPPGPSAPATPGTRRQPHRDHGRTPAAAAPPTAARHTPPPDEAAVSRLRTLSRKERGSRLIQAAKQGAVGEMQALLAAGADVGARGSEGTTALHWAAVEGRVEAVRCLLEGGAEVDARSNSQNTPLHTATRYGHAAVVRLLVAASADLNARNEDGQTPLHRAAAYGHPEVVAVLLEAGAD
- the LOC124554158 gene encoding speckle-type POZ protein-like isoform X2, which translates into the protein MAAVKEVQQTICVGLGALLDAGEAAVVTLVAGETRLAAHRAVLAARSPVFQAMFQHDTLEASSGQVSIADVEGPVLRELLGYLYTLQAPQLPGMAPQLLAAADKYGVSALKSICEQQVAAQLTVENAAAAAVLAVRHSCPDLTAAAVAFIKARNIQVMATEGWADAMRNCVEDVIVVTKLLADAPPGPRTLSRKERGSRLIQAAKQGAVGEMQALLAAGADVGARGSEGTTALHWAAVEGRVEAVRCLLEGGAEVDARSNSQNTPLHTATRYGHAAVVRLLVAASADLNARNEDGQTPLHRAAAYGHPEVVAVLLEAGAD